Part of the Thunnus maccoyii chromosome 17, fThuMac1.1, whole genome shotgun sequence genome, gtctcacctgtataacacctgtaatgaccgtgtctcacctgtatcacacctgtaatgaccccgtCTCACCTGTATAACACCTGTAATCACCGTGTCTcacctgtatcacacctgtaatgaccccgtctcacctgtatcacacctgtTATCACCGTGTCTcacctgtatcacacctgtagtgaccccgtctcacctgtataacacctgtaatgaccccgtctcacctgtatcGCACCTGTAATCACCGTGTCTCACCTGTATCGcacctgtaatgaccccgtctcacctgtatcacacctgtaacaaccccgtctcacctgtatcacacctgtaatgaccgtgtctcacctgtataacacctgtaatgaccgtgtctcacctgtatcccacctgtaatgaccccgtctcacctgtatcacacctgtaatgaccccgtctcacctgtataacacctgtaatgaccccgtctcacctgtatcacacctgtaatgaccccgtCTCACCTGTATAACACCTGTAATGACCCGGTCTCACCTGTATCCcacctgtaatgaccccgtctcacctgtatcgcacctgtaatgaccccgtctcacctgtatcGCACCTGTAATCACCGTGTCTCACCTGTATCGcacctgtaatgaccccgtctcacctgtatcacacctgtaacaaccccgtctcacctgtatcacacctgtaatgaccgtgtctcacctgtataacacctgtaatgaccgtgtctcacctgtatcccacctgtaatgaccccgtctcacctgtatcacacctgtaatgaccccgtctcacctgtatcgcacctgtaatgaccctgtctcacctgtataacacctgtaatgaccccgtctcacctgtatcGCACCTGTAATGACCGTGTCTCACCTGTATCCcacctgtaatgaccccgtctcacctgtataacacctgtaatgaccccgtctcacctgtatcacacctgtaatgaccccgtctcacctgtataacacctgtaatgaccgtgtctcacctgtataacacctgtaatgaccgtgtctcacctgtatcacacctgtaatgaccgtgtctcacctgtataacacctgtaatgaccgtgtctcacctgtatcacacctgtaatgaccccgtctcacctgtatcacacctgtaATCACCGTGTCTCACCTGTATCGCACCTGTAATGACCGTGTCTCACCTGTATCGcacctgtaatgaccccgtctcacctgtatcgcacctgtaatgaccccgtctcacctgtataacacctgtaatgaccccgtctcacctgtatcacacctgtaatgaccccgtctcacctgtataacacctgtaatgaccgtgtctcacctgtatcacacctgtaatgaccccgtCTCACCTGTATAACACCTGTAATCACCGTGTCTcacctgtatcacacctgtaatgaccccgtctcacctgtatcGCACCTGTAATGACCGTGTCTCACCTGACCGTGTCTcacctgtatcacacctgtaatgaccccgtctcacctgtatcacacctgtaATCACCGTGTCTCACCTGTATCGCACCTGTAATGACCGTGTCTCACCTGTATCGcacctgtaatgaccccgtctcacctgtatcgcacctgtaatgaccccgtctcacctgtataacacctgtaatgaccccgtctcacctgtatcacacctgtaatgaccccgtctcacctgtataacacctgtaatgaccgtgtctcacctgtatcacacctgtaatgaccgtgtctcacctgtataacacctgtaatgaccgtgtctcacctgtatcacacctgtaatgaccccgtctcacctgtatcacacctgtaATCACCGTGTCTCACCTGTATCGCACCTGTAATGACCGTGTCTcacctgtatcacacctgtaatgaccccgtctcacctgtatcgcacctgtaatgaccccgtctcacctgtatcacacctgtaatgaccgtgtctcacctgtatcacacctgtaatgaccgtgtctcacctgtatcacacctgtaatgaccgtgtctcacctgtataacacctgtaatgaccccgtctcacctgtatcgcacctgtaatgaccccgtctcacctgtatcacacctgtaatcaccgtgtctcacctgtataacacctgtaatgaccgtgtctcacctgtatcacacctgtaatgaccccgtctcacctgtatcgcacctgtaatgaccccgtctcacctgtatcgcacctgtaatgaccccgtctcacctgtataacacctgtaatgaccgtgtctcacctgtataacacctgtaatgaccccgtctcacctgtataacacctgtaatgaccgtgtctcacctgtatcacacctgtaatgaccccgtctcacctgtatcacacctgtaATGACCGTGTCTCACCTGTATGACGTCTATAGCCAGTGGACTGAAGTAGTAGTGGTCGATGAGCTCAGGTGTTTTGCCGCTCAGCCagctctcctcttctttcctcagCGCTGTGTTGAGCCACAACTTCACTTTGTcctgaaggaaagaaaaacagctcaACATGTTTGTCGCCACTTTACAGCATCAAAATACTTTCAATTTCTGTACAAAACTGCAGTTTTCCATTTGACACAATGATGCAGAAATAAAGAACAAAGAGTCCTGAGTTTGAATGTTTAGTTCTGGTCAATATCAGCACCATCATTTCCTTTTAAGACCGCTTGGAACATTAGAAGCAGCAAAATATAAAGCAGAcatgtgacatttttatagCTCTATATGAGTAATTGATCATAACTTTAGATTTCCATCAGACAAACAGACTTTTAAAGTTCTGATAGACATTAATGTGGAAATCCAGCTTGTTCCAGTCGTTTGATGTGTTTAAGTGTCTTACAGTTTGTTCTCATACGCATCCTGAATGGATTATTCTTGTGAAATAAACACTGtgacaacataaacaaaataatttcaatgTTCAACGTGATGAAtgcaacataaacacaaactggGACAGTGTGACGTCACACCAGTACCCAGCTGTCTGCTGGTCTGGTCACCTCTGTGTGGGTCAGATACTGCTCCTCCAGCCGGGTCAGATcgtcctgcagcagcagagaaccCAGACAGGCCGTCTTTATCTTTCCCTCCAGTTcttcatgttttaatatgtcaCTGAAggagcaaaaacacacagctggatGTTAGACTGAAGCATCTGGTTTTTATCAGGCCCACAATAATCAGAACCAGACTTCTGAGGCATCAGTTTGAAGCTGGTTTCAGAACAATGAATCACTGCCTGCATCTCTGATTCACTGAGAATGATGCAGTTTAATCTATTATTGCATCAGATTATTATCTGTTGATCAGGATGTGGAGCCGCCTGGTTGCCTGCTGCAGCTCAACCAGGAAGAAATCTGGttcatttgactaactcagactgttgaagcttcatattaacttcagatagacctttaaatatatttttgcacagaaggaaagTAGATTCTGTCgtccatcacttccattgaaatcaaactatgaagggatcttctaatggtcggtatgaacaggaggaataattacagcattaAACCTGTTTCAAggttcatttgggctcctgactgttggtttaagataGACAGAAAAATGGTGAAACTGTCCTTAAATGCATCTTGGCAGCCAGCAGAGTATTTACATCATGGTTCGAGTTTAAAGCAGGAGGCTATCACAGCTACAGTCGGTGTGTGTCAGCGTCTCACTGTGGGTAGCAGTGGTTGACCCAGAACAGCAGGTAGCTGCAGTCGTCTGGTTCCAGACCCGAGGCGGCGAGCCGGATCAGCCGAGCGGAGAATCTCTGCTGGTAGAGTCCCGCGTACACGTTCAGGATGTCCATCTGAGGAGGGTAACAATCCTTCACCATCCTCACCACCGTCAGCAGGTCCTCCTTCACACGCTTCCCCAGACGACACACCTGCACAGGTACGACAGCGGGAGTCCTGAGGCCGCGTTCACGTCTGTAATCTCACCAGTCAAACTAAACGATGCTGAAAGGTTTTCACAAAGCTGCTGAGACTCTTTTAGTGCCTCAGCTGAGCTTCATCAGCACAGATATATAAagacacatttcattcatatttcaaCCTTTTGTCACAGATTTTAAGACAGAACagccaaacaacaacaaagccgAGTTTTATCTGCCAGAATCAATTATTGCTCAATAGATAACATATAAATCATGATGTAAATCATAACGTATGACGATGCAGGACATCTTCCCTCTGTCGGAGGAAAACCTCCGTTTACATACTGATGAATTTAACAGAGTTTACCGGTTAGCATCTGCTgcttttaacattatttatgaTTTCTTACGACTCATAAActttttcagcaaacatttaacataatttgGTGTTTTAGCTCCATGTAAAGTGAATAAACTTGATGTTTCCAGATAACGTTCGTCTGTCTTAACGACAcagtttacacatttttataactgCTGATTTATTAAATTGCAGTTCTACTGAATGAAACACGACACCAAATAAAACCtcagtaatataataatatataacaagtctgtattttaataaacattatcagtgtcggtcattatttatatttagcCTCCTTCTGTCGTCTTTTGCTCTTCGTATCTTcatgtgttttgatgtgtttgttaaatataatgatgttttatgatgtgttaGAGTCATCAGACTAATGGCACCATGttcaaataaattattattattgttattgttagtaTTAATTAACTGTCAAACAAACTGGGGTCTGATACTTCTGGTCTGAGGAATCAGTCTCACAGACAGCTGATTATTATTACAGCAGAGTCTTTACCTGCATCATGTGACTGACTCAGGATCACCTGGACGTCCTCTATCGTCTCTCAGACGGAGGAGCTGCCTTTGGTGCTAAAACGCTTTGTGAAATCCTGTCAGACCAAATACTGAGGACTCACCTCCCTCTTCACAGGTGAGGACAGCTGGTCGGCTCCTCCTGACTCGTCGTCTGCAGCCTCCGTCAGTCTGGACTCCACCATGTTACACAGCAGCGTGTTGTGACTGCTGAGACACTTCTGAGGACGCCACGCCGGCACTCGGCCCGCAGGACGCCCCGCCCACCGCCggtcctgctcctcctgctgctggatGGAGGCCACGGCGCTCCGCAGGGCCCCCACCTCCcccgaagaggaggaggaggaggaggaggaggaggtgaaggtgtTGTGGATGACCATCAGTATCTGCAGCTGCAGAGCCTCCAGCTCTCTCTGCAGctggtcctcctcctcctcatcaacACAGTCCTGACAGAACAGCTGCTCCTCCCTGATGATCAGCCTCCTGCTGgtctcctccagctgctcctgctcctcctgcacctcctgcacctcctcctgctcctcctctgcatgAAGCAGGACAGGTGAAGCAGAGCAGGTTACTCTTTGTTCTGATTAAAGAAATCAACATGAGAAAATCACAGCATGGCGCAGTTCTCTGTTCTAATGAAGGTTCTAATGAGGGTTCTAATGAGAGTTCTAATAAAGGTTCTATTGAGGGTTCTAATGAAGGTTCTAATGAGGGCTCTAATGAGAGTTCTAATGAGGGTTCTAATAAAGGTTCTATTGAGGGTTCTAATGAAGGTTCTAATGAGGGCTCTAATGAGAGTTCTAATGAGGGTTCTAATAAAGGTTCTATTGAGGGTTCTAATGAAGGTTCTAATGAAGGTTCTAATGAAGGTTCTAATGAGGGTTCTAATGAAGGTTCTAATGAAGGTTCTAATGAAGGTTCTAATGAGGGTTCTAATGAAGGTTCTAATGAAGGTTCTAATGAGGGTTCTAATGAAGGTTCTAATGAAGGTTCTAATGAGAGTTCTAATGAGGGTTCTAATGAGGGTTCTAATGAGAGTTCTAATGAGAGTTCTAATGAAGGTTCTAATGAAGGTTCTAATGAAGGTTCTAATGAGAGTTCTAATGAAGGTTCTAATGAGGGTTCTAATGAGAGTTCTAATGAAGGTTCTAATGAGGGTTCTAATGAGAGTTCTAATGAAGGTTCTAATGAGAGTTCTAATGAGGGTTCTAATGAGAGTTCTAATGAGGGTTCTAATGAGGGTTCTAATGAAGGTTCTAATGAGAGTTCTAATGAGAGTTCTAATGAGAGTTCTAATGAAGGTTCTAATGAGGGTTCTAATGAGAGTTCTAATGAAGGTTCTAATGAAGGTTCTAATGAGGGTTCTAATGAGAGTTCTAATGAGAGTTCTAATGAGAGTTCTAATGAAGGTTCTAATGAGGGTTCTAATGAGAGTTCTAATGAAGGTTCTAATGAAGGTTCTAATGAGAGTTCTAATGAGAGTTCTAATGAGAGTTCTAATGAAGGTTCTAATGAGGGTTCTAATGAGAGTTCTAATGAAGGTTCTAATGAAGGTTCTAATGAGAGTTCTAATGAGAGTTCTAATGAGAGTTCTAATGAAGGTTCTAATGAAGGTTCTAATGAGGGTTCTAATGAGAGTTCTAATGAAGGTTCTAATGAGGGTTCTAATGAGAGTTCTAATGAAGGTTCTAATGAGAGTTCTAATGAGAGTTCTAATGAAGGTTCTAATGAGAGTTCTAATGAGAGTTCTAATGAGAGTTCTAAAGAAGGTTCTAATGAGGGTTCTAATGAGGGTTCTAATGAGAGTTCTAATGAGAGTTCTAATGAAGGTTCTAATGAGGGTTCTAATGAGAGTTCTAATGAAGGTTCTAATGAGGGTTCTAATGAGAGTTCTAATGAGAGTTCTAATGAGGCCTCTAATGAGGGTTCTAATGAGAGTTCTGGCAGAACCTGCAGCTCTGATCACAGCAAAGCAGAAGCAGAAACGGTGAAGTCTGGAAGTTCACTGAAAAATCTGCACATAACGTTCTGAGTTCTAAATGATGTTCTGCTGATTCAGATCAACAGGAGTTCTACCGGAGGTTCTGCTGCTTCTACCGGAGGTTCTGTTGGTTCTACCTGAGGTTCTGTTGGTTCTACCAGAGGTTCTGTTGGTTCTACCTGAGATTCTGTTGCTTCTACCTGAGGTTCTGTTGGTTCTACCAGAGGTTCTGCTGCTTCTACCTGAGGTTCTGTTGGTTCTACCAGAGGTTCTGTTGGTTCTGACCTGATTATGTTCTATCTGTGGTTCTGACCTGCAGCAGGGTTCTTCTTCTGTTTGCTGTTCTTCCAGATCTTTCCAGGGATCTTCAGTCTGGGCagcctcctcctgtctcctcctggGTTCTCCTCTTCATCGCCTCCTGCTGAACATTCAGACACATCACAACATGTTTGTTAtcattacaataataataataataatgacgcACTGTGAGAGTCTTTCATGTCTCTGCTCGCTGTTCCGGTAAATAAACGGTAATGTGACGTTTAACCCTCCATGTCTGTGACGTCACAGTGAGAGTAATAAAGCGTCCATCAGGCAGCAGACTGACGTCATTGAACTCTTTACTTTACCGTCATGAATCTGAAGTTTAACACGTTGTTAAAGAATCACGAAGCGTTTTTACAAATTAATTCAGACGTTTAAAGAATCTTTACCGTCTGTAAACAttcagcagagagaaaacagtgaaataatcCTCCTGCACAACAAAACTACCACATTAAACCGAAGCTCTCCCAGTTTAAACTGGTCTAGCAGTTTAAACTGGTCCAGCAGCTTTCCTACCTCTCATCTCTCCGTCATTTGATTCCCTGACGGAGCCTCCCGGGGGGGGGGCGgagtcacctgtctgtctgtttacagcCGCAGACAGACCGACCTGGTTCTGGTTTTAATGGAGGAGGATCGCCTCCTCATCGTCACGTGATATCAGGTTATTGATTGTTATTTCTGTCGTTGCTGACGTATTTaaactaataaattaataaattaaacgGATGGATGATTGATTATCGGTAATTTTCCATCATGATGAGCtcacctctgctgctctgctgactcctgctggacacaaaggAGGACCACATCGGACTCATCAGGACCAGGATCCAGAGCAAACAGGACCCGGTGATGCAGatgaacctgctgctgctgcagtgaagcagtttcagtttcagagcATCTCAGCTGATCTTTTCTcaaacactttcactttctgtagcatctctgagctctgcatccatccagccaatcagagcagggCTTCATCCTCCATCCTTCTGCTGGAGTGCAGTGGTGGACTCAGGCTGTCGCAGGGCCGGGGCGAAATAATATAAAGGGCACCTGAAACATTCAATGGGCCCCCACTTATGTTTTTCTCCCAAACAGTTCACGTTACAGGGAACCTGATTGACCTGAATCACATATTTTCCTTCTTGTTTTTGAGTCCACCGGTGTCCATCATTATGGTCATTTCCttaaaagtacatcagtattatgagcttgatgtagttaaagtattgcagtaaaggTGGTTTATCTGTGTGAACTCTTCATAGTGTTTATGGTTGTTTGGCAGATTGTAAACAGGTTGTTTTGTGACGTTGCTACGGTAACGGCTTTTTAACTCGACCCTGCAGCCCGTTTTTGTTCTAGTTCCTCCTTATTGTGCATCttgaaacagctgcagcaggtttTTGCAGAGACGTATTTCAGCTGAAGCTGCGTGATGGGTTTTACTTTGCGACGTGAACAGTCTCCCTGGCAGCACTAGTATCACCACTGATTGATGGTGATCAATTCTTTGGGTATCTTTTACATCCTTTTCCTGATTGATAAAGTTTATCTCCATTTCCTCGCAGGTCCTCTGACGGTTCTTCTGCTTTCCACTTAACTCAGTATCCAGTGAAGTCAGAGCAGCCCTGATGACCATTAATACACACTAATGACAATCCAACTAGTCACAGCTGTGCAAACTGAACTTATCAGgtcaaacatacaaacatgtaaacatttgaTCAGATCAGGAACATCTGGATGATTTcagtatttcattatttcatttaaaaatggaaaatttacaattatatgaaaataaatagtttCACCTGTATATCAATAAATAGAACACAGCTGTTCTTAAAGCACGAGCAGTATGTAAACACAACTGAACTTACTGTCctcaaaccacacacacacacacatatatatatatgtgttgcatatatatatatatatatatatatatatatatatatatatatgtgtgtgcatatatatgcAACAcatatatgtgcacacacatatatatatatgtgtgcatatatatatatatatatatatatatatatatatatatatatatatatatatatatgtatatatatatcattgtcctgctgcagaACACATGTGGacgatcagacgcctccctgattagaatctaaacatctaacgacagaaatgttattttattaactttGAGGTGAAACTGCTTCAGGTTCAGTGtttaatgtttgaaatgtttccgTGTGGATGAAGTTAAACTCATGTTTCAGTTAAGAAGTTCCTAAATTAATCTAATAACATGTCGGTCGTCATGGTAACAAGGCTGCTGTGACGCGTTCAGGGGCTCAGAGTTTTTAAAGGTTGACTTACTTTGTTTGTTCTCATCTAAAATAAATGCACATCTAACGAAgaactgaaatatttcatttaataaagGAACTCAGGAACTACAGCTGTAAGGACTGAAACTCTGTCAATGAAAACCTCCTCAGCAAGTTCTTAAAGATCTTTGAGAACCATGGACATGTAAAGACCTCCAACTCTTCCTACTGAGCCTGGAAACCTTTAAAGAACTGCTGGAACCTCCGAAATACAAAACACCCTCCATGACTGCTGAAGTTCTACATAGAAACCTGTAAAACACTGTAACTGCAGGTGAAATAAGACTCAATCACACAACTCAGAGACTGAATCCTGATCAAAAACTGTTGTTACTAGCAAAGGTTCATACACAGGAAGTCAGTCAGGAGATCAAGGAAACAAAATCCAGCGAGGAGACAAAGGAGAACCAGACACGAGGAAGAAACACTTGATACTGAATACAAAGATGAACTGACACTGAGAGAGGAACACAGATTAAATACACCAGAGAGGGAAAGACAATGAGAGACAGGTGAAACTGATCAGGGCGGGTCGACAaccacacagacaggaagtgaagaaCCTGAAACTGGAGAAGAAGGAAGTATTTCAAAAGAAGACAGGAAACGATGAATGAGAGCAGGTGCAGACAGTTGCTGAGTGGGAACAGGTGAGCAGGAAGGAGTCCGGAGACACCTGGTGGACAGACGCAGAAATTATAAAGACCAGAGCAGACTGCTGGAGGCTGAAAGCAGCGACACACACGGAGCCTCTAAAACCACTGAACCCTTCCCACGAACCTCGTCACACTCAGTAATCACTGGGTTCAGATGTTATAAAGCACTGACTCAATATCAGCTTTCATTCAACAATCTGTTGTTTCTGACCAGcgttacacacaacaagcttcactgaaaactgtcacaaatgttttgtttcttgtataAAACGACATGCAGACGACATTCAacagatacacaagttattaacaatcaatgagaaaccctgaccctgacatgtcagtttaaaaagaacagattataacaagctttcaTTTGGGTCAATAACccaacaggaaaataaaaataacaataaaactggCTCAAAGCAACATTAACAGTGTTGTGTTGCTCCTACATCGACCTGAACCCTATTTCTAGTGCTGGAACCCTGGACTCTGTGAAGAACGTCAGGACCTCTGGGACCTTCTATAGAGACTCTGAACCTGAGTTCTTAACCCCTTAAGAACTCCTGGAACCTCCTTGGGAAGAACTGGAAGTCTGTTGAAACTACGAGGAACCTCTAAAACCCTTCCAAGAATCATTTCATAAACCTCTGAATCCTTCTTATTAACCCTGGAACTTTGTCAGGAACCTCTGGACCCTTTGAGGAACGCCTGAATCCGTCTCAGTAACACTGGCAAGACCTCCTGGAGCATCTCAAGAGCAAGGGTGGAGCCCCAGAAACCTCATAAAGACCCCCTGTGGAGAACCTACCTGAACCCTGTGAGAACCCTCCGCTACTGTAGAACCTCGTGTGGAACGTCTGCATGTATGTGAATATTCGATCCTCGTGTAAACCTGTGAACTGTGATCATGAGTCGTGTGTTCGGTTTGTGATATTATGAACGTTTGTATTTTCTCTGTCAGATTTTTTCACTTTAGAAaacatttgacatatttttattgtaaatttctattttatatttagatCA contains:
- the LOC121881975 gene encoding tumor necrosis factor alpha-induced protein 2-like isoform X5 — protein: MFTDAGGDEEENPGGDRRRLPRLKIPGKIWKNSKQKKNPAAEEEQEEVQEVQEEQEQLEETSRRLIIREEQLFCQDCVDEEEEDQLQRELEALQLQILMVIHNTFTSSSSSSSSSSGEVGALRSAVASIQQQEEQDRRWAGRPAGRVPAWRPQKCLSSHNTLLCNMVESRLTEAADDESGGADQLSSPVKREVCRLGKRVKEDLLTVVRMVKDCYPPQMDILNVYAGLYQQRFSARLIRLAASGLEPDDCSYLLFWVNHCYPHDILKHEELEGKIKTACLGSLLLQDDLTRLEEQYLTHTEDKVKLWLNTALRKEEESWLSGKTPELIDHYYFSPLAIDVIQVLDGSLNEFRCVIREQSKAERITAHLESFLSSYKKSVEEFVKGNHGNVRSVMKAHLVCEEQFRDYITGTCVTEQQRRRCLDTLSALKDCGYRCLTCPSQLKVCCSQLWTSGWLDGSLPVVDSLLDSLNQHLSDLSDLKPACRQAVLSVLHQDVALQYVKRMMKTRRKSREQQVGGAQRMIEDSQKINDFFAEGGCSDSSWLGSMLCSIAEILRLQDPGSVQLEVVLLTRTFPDFSDAHVSALLSLKTGLSAADVRSIRRSVEENRPLDASSNHGPPFFSMVKVKWINNKINQMGLKT
- the LOC121881975 gene encoding tumor necrosis factor alpha-induced protein 2-like isoform X6, with the protein product MRAGGDEEENPGGDRRRLPRLKIPGKIWKNSKQKKNPAAEEEQEEVQEVQEEQEQLEETSRRLIIREEQLFCQDCVDEEEEDQLQRELEALQLQILMVIHNTFTSSSSSSSSSSGEVGALRSAVASIQQQEEQDRRWAGRPAGRVPAWRPQKCLSSHNTLLCNMVESRLTEAADDESGGADQLSSPVKREVCRLGKRVKEDLLTVVRMVKDCYPPQMDILNVYAGLYQQRFSARLIRLAASGLEPDDCSYLLFWVNHCYPHDILKHEELEGKIKTACLGSLLLQDDLTRLEEQYLTHTEDKVKLWLNTALRKEEESWLSGKTPELIDHYYFSPLAIDVIQVLDGSLNEFRCVIREQSKAERITAHLESFLSSYKKSVEEFVKGNHGNVRSVMKAHLVCEEQFRDYITGTCVTEQQRRRCLDTLSALKDCGYRCLTCPSQLKVCCSQLWTSGWLDGSLPVVDSLLDSLNQHLSDLSDLKPACRQAVLSVLHQDVALQYVKRMMKTRRKSREQQVGGAQRMIEDSQKINDFFAEGGCSDSSWLGSMLCSIAEILRLQDPGSVQLEVVLLTRTFPDFSDAHVSALLSLKTGLSAADVRSIRRSVEENRPLDASSNHGPPFFSMVKVKWINNKINQMGLKT